A portion of the Elephas maximus indicus isolate mEleMax1 chromosome 13, mEleMax1 primary haplotype, whole genome shotgun sequence genome contains these proteins:
- the SLC51B gene encoding organic solute transporter subunit beta, which translates to MDHGEGAARAPAGTAVPQELLEEMLWFFRVEDASPWNYAILTLASMVIVISTILLGRSIQANRNRKKLLLEKQTPEVLYLSEARNKDDNSTDILRETLLSEKPHLTQVKIEFKDRDVPLVLTPDLPDS; encoded by the exons ATGGACCATGGCGAGGGGGCTGCCAGAGCCCCAGCTGGCACTGCTGTGCCTCAGGAGTTGCTGGAAGAAATGCTTTGGTTTTTTCGGGTAGAAGATG CATCTCCTTGGAATTACGCCATCCTTACCCTGGCCTCCATGGTGATCGTGATAAGCACCATACTCCTGGGAAGGAGTATCCAGGCAAACAG AAATCGAAAGAAGCTGCTACTGGAAAAACAAACTCCAGAAGTCTTGTATTTGTCTGAGGCCAGAAACAAAGATGACAACAGCACGGACATCCTAAGAGAGACTTTGCTCTCAGAAAAGCCACACTTGACCCAAGTGAAAATTGAATTTAAAGATCGAGATGTCCCATTGGTTCTCACTCCAGACCTCCCAGACTCTTGA